The following nucleotide sequence is from Chondrinema litorale.
TGGTAGTGATTTAGATATATGCAGTAATATCGGAGTTATTGATCTGAGTATTTATGGAGATGAAATTCCTACAATCAATGGAAATGAGTTAGGGGGCGTATCAACTGGAAGATTTTATTGGAGTTGGGATGGTGTGCAGCTAACAGAAGGGGAAAGTGTATTTAATCCAGCAGATTTAGATGCAGGAATTTATGAGTTTACTCTTACTTATTTTGATGAAAATGCTTGTGTCCAAACAGCTTTTAAAAGCATTACCATTCAAGATAGTAGTCCTGTGAGTGCAGGAGATGATATTGCTTTATGTTCAAATATTGATAATTTAAATTTGTTTGATTTTGCTGGTTTTTCACCTGAAAATGGAGAATGGTCTAGTGATGAGATCGATATTGAAGGTAGTATTATCAATCTTGCCAGTTTAACTTTTGAAGAAACTGAATTAGTAAAGGAGTTTTCTATTACTTATTCAGTATCTAATCAAAATAGTTGTATTAGTTCTGAGAGTAAATTATTGACTATATATGAATCTCCCGAAAAGCCCGTATTAACCCAGAGTTTGATTTGTGGAACAGGTCAATCCGTTTTAATTATTGAAAATTACAATTCAAAGTATAACTATCAATGGTATAAAGAAGGTGTCGAAGTTCAAGGAGAAAATGGGAACGAACTTATAACTACATTGATTAATAATGAAATTGTATATAGTGTAAAGGCAATCAATCCATTACTAGAAGATTGTTCATCTAATACAGAACTGACAGTAAAGCCAATAGAAACTCCCCCAGCTCCAAATGCAGAAGATGTAGTTGTGTGTAATACAGAGCCTGTTACCTTGCAAGCAACACATCCAGCAGAAGTGGATTATTTTAAATGGTACGACTATTTAGATAATGAATTGACAACCAGTGGATTAGGTGACGTTTATACAACTCAAACAGCTATTACACAAGATATATATTTTTATGTTAGTGCAGTAATAAATGGATGTGAATCAGATAAAGCAAGGGTGGATGTTTATAAATTAAATAAACCAGAAGCTCCAGAGGTTGAAAATACCGAAGTATGTGGTAAAGGAAATATTTCTTTATTTGCCAATAGCACAGCCGATATTATATTTTGGTTTGATTCAGAAACCTCAAAAGATCCTATTTATCAAGGCAATGAATATACTGTTACTTTAGAAAGTAGTACTAGGTTTTACGTGTCTTCAGTTAAAATTCGTGATTTGGATAATGGGAAATTTTACTGTGAGAGTGAGCGGATACCTATAGATGCAATTATTCATAAGGCTCCAGATAAACCTAATGATTTTGAATATACAACATGTGGAAATGAATTTGTTGAACTTACAGCAACAGGTGGAGTGGGGGAGTACTATTGGTATAATCAATCAAACATAAAAGTAGGAGAAGGTTCTAGTTTTTTAGTGGGTCAGGTAGATAGAGATCAGATATTTTATGTAAGTACTATATCTGCATCAGGCTGCGAAAGTGAGCTTGCTACAATGGAAATAGATTTCCAAACTAAACCTCCTCAACCAATTATAAATGATATTAGTCGATGTGGACAAGGAAAAGTAAATATTATACCCACATTGCCTATTACTTCTGAAGAAGCTACTTATCGCTTTTATTCTGATCTAGATAGAGATAATTTTATTTATGAAGGTGAAAGTTATTCTCCAGAGATCATTGAAAATACCACTATTTATGTGAGTGCTGTAATCAACGGTTGTGAGGGAATACAAAGAGCTGTTAGTATAAGTTTAACAGATCTTCCATCTCCACCTACTGTAAATGATAAAAACTATTGCGGTACTAGTACAGTGAGTTTTACAGCTACTCATAATAGTTTTGGAGGTACTATTAATTGGTATTCAAATGAAGATGATGAAGAACCTCTTTACACTGGGAACAATTTTTCGATTGATAGTTTGTCTATTACCACGTCTTATTATGTGGCTACAGTATCAGCAGAAGGTTGTGAAAGTTATCCACGAACAAAGGTTACTGCATACATTCATGAAATACCTGCTCCACCTGATATTGAGGATGCTTTTATTTGTAGCAATAGTGGTGAGGTCGATTTGTTTGTTAAATCACCTTCTCCAAATTTAAGGTATGAGTGGTATCAAAATGGTGAGATAATTTCTCAGGGTACAATTTTTAATACTGGACTTATTACAAGTACTAGTGTTTATCATGTAAAAGCTATTTCTAATCAAGATTGCAGTAGTCTATTAAAAGAAGTTAAAGCAGTATTAGTAAACAATGAGCCTCTAGATATAGGTGAAGATATAAGCATTTGCAAATATGGAGAGGTTTATAATTTAGCTTCGGATATAGATACTTCTTTAAAGGGAGGCATTTTTAGTGGTGAAGGTATAAGTGATTCTTTGTTTGTACCAGCAAACTTGGATGCAGGTACATATTCCATAAAATATAGTGTAAATGTTGGTTCTTGCCAGGCATTTGGCCAACGTAATATTACAATAACAGATGGAATTGGAAGTGAAGTGTTAAGTCTTGGTGCATTAGAAAGCACATGTGAGAATAGTTTTGCTATTGATTTGAGTGATTACACAGACTACAAAATGGGTACTTGGACAGGGCTTGGAGTAGTAAATAATTACTTTGAACCTTCTTTAGTTTCCGCTGGTCTCTATACACTCACGTATGAGGTGAATATAAACGGTTGTGATTATCAGGCTGAGAAAGTAATAGAAGTGAGAAAAAGCTTTGCTACTGAACCTAGTATAATTGCAGCAAAAAATGATTTTTGTGAAGGTGAAGAAGTAATTCTACTGGTTGGTCAAAACGAGAATACGAATAATACTGATTATACTTGGTATAACGCAACAACAAATGAACAACTGGCCAAAGGAACTGCTTATTCATTTATTGCTAGCCAATCAATAGAGATTAACTGTGTAGGTGTAGATAATGATGGATGTGCTTCTATTCCGGCTTTAACAACAATAAATGTATTTGACTTTCCAGATAGTATCCAAGTTTCAAAGGATTCTATTTCTGACTATGAATATATTGAGTTTAATGTTTTCGATACAAT
It contains:
- a CDS encoding PKD domain-containing protein, producing MRITTFFLLIFFNISLSAFAQLSTPEISPETSESIYLINNGTPFSIPNLGVLEIDRRNASQGICTEVFDYFYYTDLWNGGDPDKIEEEGININLNIGDKFFFTETYNKAYTRSGSVPKIRSCENIETEKVLTDTYTKVFISKLFFEDGSDYLEYDLCSTDESRILIIDTTIVVTEDGYFNDDGIITSDAYLATPKIEVESLNGISSIITFPTDDEKYQSYFFDVSQAQDGDNLIKCTFHFHNGIRELTINFKKGDPEISQSISVQDVCLNNKVEITDFTYDGDEVVIGSDTPELDDLIEKEGEQYFINTINSNIPAGGYEITLTAKKGICEADIVRKIIIHPQPIVFAGSDLDICSNIGVIDLSIYGDEIPTINGNELGGVSTGRFYWSWDGVQLTEGESVFNPADLDAGIYEFTLTYFDENACVQTAFKSITIQDSSPVSAGDDIALCSNIDNLNLFDFAGFSPENGEWSSDEIDIEGSIINLASLTFEETELVKEFSITYSVSNQNSCISSESKLLTIYESPEKPVLTQSLICGTGQSVLIIENYNSKYNYQWYKEGVEVQGENGNELITTLINNEIVYSVKAINPLLEDCSSNTELTVKPIETPPAPNAEDVVVCNTEPVTLQATHPAEVDYFKWYDYLDNELTTSGLGDVYTTQTAITQDIYFYVSAVINGCESDKARVDVYKLNKPEAPEVENTEVCGKGNISLFANSTADIIFWFDSETSKDPIYQGNEYTVTLESSTRFYVSSVKIRDLDNGKFYCESERIPIDAIIHKAPDKPNDFEYTTCGNEFVELTATGGVGEYYWYNQSNIKVGEGSSFLVGQVDRDQIFYVSTISASGCESELATMEIDFQTKPPQPIINDISRCGQGKVNIIPTLPITSEEATYRFYSDLDRDNFIYEGESYSPEIIENTTIYVSAVINGCEGIQRAVSISLTDLPSPPTVNDKNYCGTSTVSFTATHNSFGGTINWYSNEDDEEPLYTGNNFSIDSLSITTSYYVATVSAEGCESYPRTKVTAYIHEIPAPPDIEDAFICSNSGEVDLFVKSPSPNLRYEWYQNGEIISQGTIFNTGLITSTSVYHVKAISNQDCSSLLKEVKAVLVNNEPLDIGEDISICKYGEVYNLASDIDTSLKGGIFSGEGISDSLFVPANLDAGTYSIKYSVNVGSCQAFGQRNITITDGIGSEVLSLGALESTCENSFAIDLSDYTDYKMGTWTGLGVVNNYFEPSLVSAGLYTLTYEVNINGCDYQAEKVIEVRKSFATEPSIIAAKNDFCEGEEVILLVGQNENTNNTDYTWYNATTNEQLAKGTAYSFIASQSIEINCVGVDNDGCASIPALTTINVFDFPDSIQVSKDSISDYEYIEFNVFDTITSNTYQWEFGNGQTSSEQNPAVFFYDEGVYTVNLLISNMENGCSANLSTSIVVESTDTTGIITSLEEEFDFYQINIFPNPFKLDFAIELNANRPIQDVHISFFNSVGKVLYETTIATEVGSNQINIPSTTLYTLPTGMYLIKISTPTFFSQNLKVLKR